ctgcataaataataaattaataaatgtattaataaaaaaataaataaaggaataaatgtcttgataaaacaaatataattagtttttaattacatttattcctgaatttattattgtatgactttattactttattattttctatatttatttttaactttatttttattctttttagcttttaattatttattcatttatttgaatattcatatttttttatttatgtgttaatttatttgttatatttatttattcccacatatatttatttccatatttatatatttccatatatttgtatttatttatacatgtatttattttaacttttctgtgtgcaacatttaaatgagggaggcggtagattttttttattgcagatgtatatacataaacgatcagggaaattaagcatggttgtgtcttttacaatgaacaatcataacaacagaaatcaatagtatggatttgcagacatcaaaatatgaagttatatacacaggaaaaaaaaaaagaaaaggacaaggttaaatcatatcatttatgaaacttactcattttgtggttttgttgaagaaacagctccacatttattttgtgattgtagtataaccaataaatcttggattgacttaagctcttatgtttttagccccacaaatagctatagtttacacttgatatggctatgacctgacgtcacatcaaaacaagtcaagagtaatcgaacACACGCTTCAATAAGCTAATGGTGAGCAggacatcattatcatacaagagacagaaatgttttgaataaatacaaaaataaataaatgtgggaatatttaaatatagaaataaatacatgtgggaataaataaatataaaaataaatgaatgcataaataaataataaaaaaaacaaatgaaagattttttttttttttaaagaataaaaataaaaagagaaaataataaataaaggaaaaaaaagtcatacaaaaataaattcaggaataacttcattaaaaactaattatatttgttttatcaagacatttattcctttattttcttattacatttatttatgtatttatttattatttttgcatgttttgtcctccatagctttctgcaaaaaccctggattAAACCgtttttaagtgcatgtaaacgtggtcaattTCAGAGGGGAAAGATGCCAAAATCCACTGTAACAAAGCTATGTTCATTTAAGGTAAAACTGGTATTCAAAATAATTTAGACCAGTGGGTTACTCTGAAAACGACAATGTTGTTTCCGGAAGCAGTCTGTACTCATGACTACCTGACATCTGACAAAAATCATTTGTAAACTGGTTCTTTTTCAATTCTATGGGAGCTACTTATTTcaacaaatcagatttttttttaaaactctgTGTCAACTTGTTATAACTTTGCATTTCCCAACTCTATTACAATCGTGCTaattctgtttttcatttttaggtcTTTATGTGATGTGACCCTTAAAACTCCTTGATCATGTCCACCAAATCATCTTTGCTGAAGGTAATTCTTCTTGGGGACGGTGGCGTGGGAAAGTCCTCTCTCATGAACCGTTATGTCTCCAACAAGTTTGATTCACATCTATTCCATACAATCGGTGTTGAGTTTTTAAACAAAGAGCTAGAGGTGGACAATCACACGGTCACCCTACAGATCTGGGATACAGCAGGCCAGGAGAGGTTTAGAAGTCTCCGAACACCCTTTTACCGAGGTTCTGACTGCTGTCTGCTTACATTTAGCGTGGATGATAATCAAAGTTTCCTTAACCTCAACAATTGGAAAAAAGAGTTTGCATTCTATGCAGATGTCAGGGATCCGGATAAATACCCATTTGTTGTTCTAGGGAATAAAGTAGATGTAACAGAGCGTCAGGTGTCAATGGAGGAAGCTCAAAGGTGGTGCAGAGAGAATGGTGGTCATCCATACTTCGAGACAAGTGCCAAGGATTCCACTAATGTACCAGCAGCTTTTGAGGAAGCTGTTTGGCGTGTACTTGCATCCGAGGATCGCGCAGAGCATCTGTTGCTCACAGACACTGTTGACCTGCGCAGGAAGCCTCGCTCGAATGGCACATGTTGTTGATGCCCTGTATTGAAATGGCCAAAACTGAAAAACTGTTTACAATGTGTAAATCTGCAAGTTCTAAACAACAGATGCCAGACAAACATTTTATGTGCAGTATGATACATATTTTGTATCATTGCAGTCATTACAGAGCTCCATCATCTCACACGTGTCCTGCTCTGAACaagcagaatcagaatcagctttatagCTTTAATGAACACTAATGCAGAGACTTAATATAATCTCTCTGTGTCACATTCCTTTGTCAACTTGAAAAGCTCTGGATAACATTCCTGTGTGCTTTATTTATATCATGAATCTCAGTAAACCAAACAGCGATTGAGAAATTAGTTTATGTGCACTTAGACAAATTCTAATGTTCTTGACAACTGAGAAATAAATGTCAGCTTTTGTACTCATGAACACTAGTACATACTTGTGTTTCTGTCTCATTTGCTGAGTACTTCTTAATGTACATGCTTTAATTGCCTTTAGCAACtgtctgttttagtttttttatgtatttatatcatacattgtttatgtgaattgaATTTTCAAAGGGCTGGGATGTGGAGATGATCTTGCATTATAAGCCATTTTGGAATGAGCCTTTCTGAGTCACATCACTTAATTGCCTTTCTGAGTTACATCACTTAATTTTCAATGGGCTTTGGATGACTCGATACTCATAATTTATATGTCAtctgtaattttgttttgttaaatatgtttgaatataaaaaactGAACAGAAGAACTTTTGCCATATTTATACTGTTGTTGCTGTATGTTGATTTTGCATCTGACATATGTGCAAAATTTCAGCCTATATACACATTTGGgtattcattaatttaattgaaacatCATACTACTGAATTAAAAGTATTTGATTATAATGAATCCCTTTCAttgtgttatttatatatttttatacagtattcattttataattttaatttagtgTGATGTAAAGTAAAAGGTAATGCTAAGGCATATAGTTTCCTCATGCCTACACCCGGTGTAACCACATTTAACAGTACATGGTAGGACTAAAAAAAACGAATCAGTTACCTTAAAACAGTGAAGTTTTAAGGAAATgtgcaacaattttttttattatctcagCAAGGTGCAGATGATCTACATATTTTGCACAGTTACTTTTATTGAATAATGAACACAAAACAGTTAATATTAATCATAGAAAATGTTTTACTAGAGAAGGTTACAAAAATCACTGTACAGGATTCataaaacatctgacttcaaATAAAATGGACTATGAAACATcaagaactacaattcccattaACATACATTGGATTATCTACAATAGACAATACTGTCTATTGTAGTTCATCAGATTCATCAGTTCATCAGTactgcaaaacaaaattaaatatctttCCTTCATGCAATAATGAGGGAACAATAGAACATCCAGGCGCATGACTTCTTTTTCAAAAACAGGGCAAATAGATTAATGATCTCATCCCTGTGAAGTCCCtttaatatatattaacataCATGAAGAAACAGCATATAATAGTAGTAAGACAGTTGTATGTGTGGACAATACTTACATGCTTATATTTACAGAGAATAATTATTTCACTTTTCATAAAAGAGAGAACAATAAAAAAGAGATTTAAGATGTAAAAGTAGTAGTAGAAAGAGCGAAAAAAACAGATACACTgcaaaaacaaacagatacactACAAAAACAAGGCTGCATTGCTTGACTGAAAAAACAATCCATTCATGAAATTCGTGTCATTTTCATGGCAGTTTCAGAGTTCCACATCCAAATAGCAATAACTCACACAGAGGAGTCACAATCGTCTAAAAAAACTCATAGTAAACATCGATCTTgccataagaacaattatttataGACTGAAAAATACTagatttataaacaaaacatctTTTGTTTTTAAGTATGTAAGGAAAATGGAAAATAACAAATCTGTATGGCTGATGAGGGCATCTGGTGATATCTAGTTGACATTAttatgagtaaataataaaatactttctgaattttttttttagagaaacatTTTCTGGTGTGTGGGCAGGtatgggtggtttacgaggacatatttttaggttacaatctGGTATTTACAAGGGtagtatgctataaatgtggtttatgagggtatttctagtgtccccagaattaaaatcgcttaaaaaacatactacatGATGTAAtaatgcagaaatgtttttgtgaaggttaggggatagaatctatagttcgtacagtataaaaatcatcatgtctatggagagtccttataaggatagccgcaccaacgtgtgtgtgtgtgtgtgtgtgttaataccTGTTTTGCTATTATAAGATTAGTGCAATATGTCAAGAACTGGTATTATCTCCCCACCCCCTCCAAAAAAATTGTAAGAAAGAGAACAGAGTTGGAAAAAGATCTGAATCCATATATCTAAGAAAGAGAAATATTCTAAATAAacagacattttaaatatataacctGGCacccattataaaaaaaaaaaacaaaaaaacaaaaaacaaaaaacataacaatcattcactttcacacatgtatttactgtatatttatataggtATAAAACACCAAATGGAAGTTCCTGCAAAATGTCTTTGAGGAGTTAGTGCAGAGTTAGTCTATGAAATAAGCAGTGCTTCACCGAGACAATGCATCATAAATCCAAACATAACCCAGTTATAACCGTGACTCTACACTTGTACATACAGTTTTTATCAATTGAAAGACACTATAATACACACACGTTTATACAGTCTTAATGATGTGGACATGCAAATACATCCTATCACCTCATTAACTGCAGGAGTGATGATTTCACTTTTTACAGATGTTAAGAACTTGCCAAAACATGTTTTATCATGATTATAACCAACTTATACCACTGTTAGGATGCACGGTCAGGAAAGTGCACCGCTTAGCAGTGTTAGTTTGAGCTGCGTTTCATCTGAGGGTGGCAGGTAATTgcagcagagtgtgtgtgtgtgtgtgtgtgtgtgtgtgtggtctagaGAGCAGGTTATATAGAGGCTGGGCAGATTAGAGCTGGGAGATTTGTTTATTAGTAAGAGTTTAGGCCATCCTTAGAGCGAGACTGCACGTCCTGCAGTTCTTGATCATCCTTGGTCTTGATGTCCTGGTAGGCATGGGTCTGCTGACATGCCCCCTTAATATAGGCCCAGTTAGCTGCCAGGATCATCAGGTAGTGGATCTGTGGACAAAAGAGATGGGGAAAgtagaaagacaaacagacagacagaggaagGAAGGATTAGTCATGAATTAAGTAAATAGCCAAAGCCAGCTATTAGAGTTAAGACAGCATCGATTAGTTGCTCTAAATCTATAAATACACAAATCAATATTAGTTGAAGAGAATATATGGCATGTGGTTATTTCATGAAGGCAGTTAGCACATAGAAGCTGATTTAAACAAATCTACTGATCACAGaacaaatgtaaaagaaaaggCTGACCGTAACTAtaaaataaagtcaaataaaTGGATTTCTGCACAATAATAGTTTATTTCTCATTATTGCCACAAACAGAGACTACACTGGTTTGAGAATAATACAAAAGGCAAAAAACTATATGATGTTTAAATTCATCAATATACAaagaatattaaaacatttaaagtagTCAGATTAATCTAACAATAAAGGCACTGAATGACAAAGTATTTTTTAGAATCAGTTCTACAAATGCAAAACAATCTCATAAGTAGTTAAAAACAGGGGAGTCTCATGACCAAAATGTCACCATACTGACTTTTTGCCTGTATCATcaaaattagaggtcgaccggtATATcagttttgccgattaatcggcactGATAACAATttctggaactattggttatcgtCAAAAATCCACAGCGATAATTTTCCCCCGTTGTGTCTggtgctggagcggctgggaagGGCACGCTGCCGTTATACACACTGCCGTATGAGAGCGGCTtctagaggcgaaataaaaactatcactgatgcctcatggTGGTTGTTTTGACATATGTGACTGCACGTTGAATGCATAGGAACACTGCACGGagctgaacaatgcagattttaAACACCAACAACTAAATGGTATGTATAGAGTAcacgttgtcatatcattataaagtaattaatttcttgACTTGA
This DNA window, taken from Xyrauchen texanus isolate HMW12.3.18 chromosome 5, RBS_HiC_50CHRs, whole genome shotgun sequence, encodes the following:
- the LOC127643754 gene encoding ras-related protein Rab-9A-like translates to MSTKSSLLKVILLGDGGVGKSSLMNRYVSNKFDSHLFHTIGVEFLNKELEVDNHTVTLQIWDTAGQERFRSLRTPFYRGSDCCLLTFSVDDNQSFLNLNNWKKEFAFYADVRDPDKYPFVVLGNKVDVTERQVSMEEAQRWCRENGGHPYFETSAKDSTNVPAAFEEAVWRVLASEDRAEHLLLTDTVDLRRKPRSNGTCC